Proteins found in one Sporosarcina sp. FSL K6-3457 genomic segment:
- a CDS encoding YIP1 family protein yields MLGKKRSISFLISFMLFFLINQNVIFASTAYKTFTEDGYGNYVETQSAYTVSNTIVKFGDELFSQPSDLAIGDDQLLYVSDTGNHRILVGDKQGNLIRIIGEDVLKKPNGIFLSEDNKLYVVDETAAKVFVFSLAGELLAEFGKPDSVLFGEKANFVPEKIAVDRRENIYIISRGNSNGIIQINANNGEFIGYFAPNKTMVTPLTVFRKAIFTDEQLSKMIDTIPATAKNLNLDDKGLVYTVSQGEKVEAIRKLNMAGKNIFGTALFDPFPVSIDVGSLENVFVAGENGFIYEYTSEGNLLFVFGGQDDGRQRVGLFNKISAIALDDNDAIFALDSEKKQIQVFEPTEFASLVHKALMLYQNGDYEASKEPWQEVIKLNSLFDFANLGLGEAYFKDENYVEALASFRLAKYKSGYSDSYWELRNTWMRENIITLLFIIIALFIIKKVVSRIEKKVQLWSGFKKKIDKKYNLKLLKDLAFVKNFIRHPLDSFYSIKYENKTSILSSTILMFLFFIIYVLDKYYSGFIFGTIEEGKFALGADFSLVFGVLLLVIVSNYLICTINDGEGRFRHIYSGFIYSFAPYFIIKPFVIVASNFLTFNEAYLLSLTNVIIYVWVAILLVIMIKDINDYSVKETIKIILLTLFTILIAVLLIFIVYVLVSQLISFVVSIFNEGVYRIENG; encoded by the coding sequence ATGTTGGGTAAGAAAAGGTCTATATCATTTTTGATTAGCTTTATGCTGTTCTTTTTAATCAATCAAAATGTGATATTTGCAAGTACAGCATATAAGACATTTACAGAAGATGGCTATGGGAATTATGTGGAAACGCAATCTGCCTATACAGTTTCCAATACCATAGTGAAATTTGGTGACGAGCTTTTTTCACAGCCATCTGATCTAGCCATTGGTGATGATCAGCTACTCTATGTCTCTGATACTGGAAATCACCGTATTTTAGTCGGTGATAAGCAAGGGAATCTTATCCGGATTATCGGAGAAGATGTATTAAAGAAACCAAATGGTATTTTTTTATCGGAAGATAACAAGTTATATGTAGTGGACGAGACAGCAGCAAAAGTATTTGTCTTCTCGTTGGCAGGGGAGTTATTAGCAGAATTCGGTAAACCGGATAGCGTGCTATTTGGTGAAAAAGCGAACTTTGTCCCAGAGAAAATTGCAGTCGATCGACGCGAAAATATTTACATTATTTCTCGTGGGAATTCAAATGGTATTATTCAAATTAATGCCAATAACGGAGAGTTTATCGGTTATTTTGCGCCGAATAAGACGATGGTTACACCACTTACAGTGTTTAGGAAAGCCATTTTTACAGATGAACAGCTTAGCAAAATGATTGATACGATTCCTGCGACAGCAAAGAATCTTAACCTTGATGATAAAGGTCTAGTTTATACCGTTTCTCAAGGTGAAAAAGTGGAAGCCATCCGAAAATTGAATATGGCAGGTAAAAATATTTTCGGAACAGCTCTTTTTGACCCGTTTCCTGTATCGATTGATGTGGGGTCATTAGAGAATGTCTTTGTCGCAGGTGAAAATGGTTTTATCTATGAGTACACGAGTGAAGGAAACTTGCTGTTTGTCTTTGGAGGACAAGATGATGGAAGGCAGCGTGTCGGTCTTTTTAATAAAATTTCAGCGATTGCATTAGACGACAATGACGCTATTTTTGCATTAGATTCCGAGAAAAAACAAATTCAAGTTTTCGAGCCTACAGAATTTGCTAGTTTAGTCCATAAAGCATTGATGCTTTACCAGAATGGGGACTATGAAGCTAGTAAAGAGCCGTGGCAAGAAGTTATTAAGCTCAATAGTTTATTTGATTTTGCGAATCTAGGGCTTGGTGAAGCGTATTTCAAAGATGAAAACTACGTAGAAGCATTGGCGTCATTTAGATTAGCGAAATATAAGTCGGGTTATTCCGATTCCTATTGGGAGCTTCGTAATACATGGATGCGTGAAAATATTATTACCTTACTATTTATAATTATTGCATTATTTATTATTAAAAAAGTAGTAAGTAGAATCGAAAAAAAGGTTCAATTATGGTCTGGATTTAAAAAGAAAATTGATAAAAAGTATAATCTTAAATTGTTGAAAGATCTTGCCTTTGTGAAGAACTTTATACGTCACCCACTCGATAGCTTTTACAGTATAAAATATGAAAACAAGACGAGTATTCTATCATCGACAATTTTAATGTTTTTGTTCTTTATCATCTATGTATTAGACAAGTACTATTCAGGTTTCATTTTTGGCACGATAGAAGAAGGTAAGTTTGCACTAGGTGCTGATTTTTCCCTAGTATTTGGAGTCCTGCTGCTAGTCATTGTTTCTAACTACCTTATTTGTACAATCAATGATGGTGAAGGGCGTTTTAGACATATTTATAGCGGGTTTATCTATTCATTTGCTCCTTATTTCATCATCAAGCCGTTTGTCATTGTCGCAAGTAATTTCCTAACATTTAACGAGGCTTACTTACTAAGTCTGACAAACGTTATTATTTATGTGTGGGTAGCAATCTTACTTGTGATTATGATTAAAGATATCAATGATTATTCAGTAAAAGAAACGATTAAAATCATTTTGCTAACACTATTTACAATCTTAATTGCTGTCTTGCTGATCTTTATCGTTTATGTATTAGTTTCGCAATTGATATCATTTGTGGTGTCAATATTCAATGAGGGGGTGTATCGAATTGAAAATGGTTAA
- a CDS encoding DUF5696 domain-containing protein, translating to MVNIKTVIKPILFIVLVVAVMIYLFTGNDSKKIVGSPKAPAPVVEEKAEAEGESSEGAIQPEVAAPEQLAKDDKTSENRVGFYETTQQEIDGHRFIVANDQYEMYMKEENLSLIMRNKKTGAVMYSTVDEPVKSNEEWTNFMRSSIVLEYLVGTNIVVYRADMYSGNPDKKITYTADGFVATISYPELEIAYEVQVILTEEGFKVEIPQDKITEASSKYKVAGVYVYPFLGYSKLADRDGYMFIPDGSGALIRLKDNDGKYKQPYSEMVYGANVGVDDSYVLSLFNRMNPFNKPERILAPVFGMVQTDVAMGYLGIIEEGQFSAKIEAYPSGAILPYNWISAKFIYRQIYNQPTSKSSGTMVVRQKDMNQFDVKVRYDFVAEEKADYVGLAEKYRSYLLDNELITKKDNEFKVRVDLLGSEIEKGLVFKKDIPMTTFEQASEIFKGLQDNGVHNILSIYKGWQDGGNYASLPVRSFKTESKLNDGMSMQELMQETEDRNIDMYLNHDALRLNPEEHGNTKYKIMKKYNKQAYNENVYGKVYRSFNYLNPQSSMDIMEKMKKEYKDNAIDNIMISGISNELFSYSEGSKEFDRIKTKEYYESIVADYHDNFNLLLEQPFSYLWDYTNKVIDLPMKSSNYVFTDEEIPFLALTLRGIVPLYSEYINFQANQQEFFLQLVEQGLNPSFYITYEDPSKLLYTNSSHIYSSKYDRYDEMIQAYYAELQQVYEQTAGSMIQDYHRSNGVTKVTYDNGVIIYVNYQQQDVQVDGLTIQGLSYKVVQDH from the coding sequence ATGGTTAATATTAAAACCGTTATCAAACCCATCCTTTTTATAGTCTTAGTAGTGGCTGTAATGATCTATTTGTTTACGGGAAATGACTCAAAAAAAATAGTTGGTTCGCCAAAAGCACCTGCACCGGTAGTCGAAGAAAAGGCGGAAGCTGAAGGTGAGTCTAGTGAAGGTGCCATTCAGCCTGAAGTAGCTGCACCGGAACAATTAGCCAAAGATGATAAAACATCAGAAAATAGGGTGGGATTTTACGAGACAACCCAACAAGAAATTGATGGTCACCGCTTTATTGTGGCGAATGACCAATATGAAATGTACATGAAGGAAGAAAACCTATCCCTCATTATGAGAAATAAAAAAACGGGCGCTGTTATGTATTCAACAGTAGATGAACCGGTGAAAAGTAATGAGGAATGGACGAACTTTATGAGATCATCCATTGTCCTAGAGTATCTTGTCGGTACCAATATTGTTGTTTACCGCGCAGATATGTATTCAGGAAATCCTGACAAGAAAATAACCTATACAGCAGATGGCTTTGTGGCAACGATCAGTTACCCTGAGCTCGAAATTGCTTACGAAGTTCAAGTTATCTTGACAGAAGAAGGATTTAAAGTGGAAATTCCACAAGATAAAATTACGGAGGCTAGTAGTAAGTACAAAGTAGCCGGGGTATATGTCTATCCATTCTTAGGTTATTCGAAGCTTGCTGATCGGGATGGCTATATGTTCATACCGGATGGTTCAGGGGCTTTGATTCGTTTGAAGGATAATGATGGTAAATATAAACAACCCTATTCGGAAATGGTTTACGGTGCAAATGTAGGAGTTGATGATTCCTATGTCTTATCCTTATTTAATCGCATGAATCCCTTCAATAAACCAGAACGTATTTTAGCACCAGTGTTCGGCATGGTACAAACAGATGTAGCAATGGGCTATTTAGGAATTATTGAAGAAGGTCAATTTAGTGCGAAGATTGAAGCATATCCAAGTGGAGCCATCCTCCCATATAACTGGATTTCGGCGAAGTTTATTTATCGTCAAATCTATAACCAACCAACGAGTAAGAGTTCAGGTACGATGGTTGTACGCCAAAAGGATATGAATCAGTTTGATGTTAAAGTACGCTATGATTTTGTGGCTGAAGAGAAGGCTGATTATGTAGGTTTAGCTGAGAAATATCGATCCTACCTATTGGACAATGAATTGATTACTAAAAAGGACAATGAATTCAAAGTACGAGTGGATTTGCTAGGTTCAGAAATCGAAAAAGGCTTGGTCTTTAAGAAAGATATTCCGATGACTACATTTGAACAGGCGAGTGAAATTTTCAAAGGTTTGCAAGATAATGGTGTACACAATATATTGTCCATTTATAAGGGATGGCAAGATGGTGGGAATTATGCCAGTTTACCCGTTCGATCCTTTAAAACAGAATCGAAATTAAATGATGGTATGTCGATGCAGGAGCTAATGCAGGAAACAGAGGACCGAAATATCGACATGTATCTGAATCACGATGCATTGAGATTGAATCCGGAGGAACATGGTAATACGAAATATAAAATTATGAAAAAATATAATAAGCAAGCGTATAATGAGAATGTTTATGGTAAGGTTTATCGTTCCTTTAATTACTTAAATCCTCAATCCTCTATGGATATTATGGAGAAGATGAAAAAAGAATATAAGGATAACGCCATAGATAATATTATGATTAGTGGCATTTCAAATGAGCTCTTTTCCTACAGTGAGGGGAGTAAAGAATTCGATCGCATTAAGACAAAAGAATACTATGAATCCATTGTAGCGGATTATCATGACAACTTTAATTTATTATTAGAGCAGCCATTTTCGTATCTATGGGATTATACCAATAAGGTAATTGACCTGCCGATGAAATCATCTAATTACGTCTTTACAGATGAGGAGATTCCATTTTTAGCATTAACGCTAAGAGGGATTGTTCCACTTTACTCGGAATACATCAATTTCCAGGCAAACCAACAAGAATTTTTCTTGCAGTTAGTAGAACAAGGATTGAATCCATCCTTCTATATCACCTATGAAGATCCATCAAAATTACTGTATACGAACTCATCACATATTTATAGTTCGAAATACGATCGATATGATGAGATGATTCAAGCTTACTATGCGGAATTACAGCAAGTTTACGAGCAAACAGCAGGTTCTATGATTCAAGATTATCATCGTTCAAATGGCGTCACGAAAGTAACCTATGACAATGGTGTAATCATTTATGTCAACTATCAGCAACAAGATGTCCAAGTAGACGGACTAACCATTCAAGGCTTGTCTTATAAGGTGGTGCAAGACCATTGA
- a CDS encoding carbohydrate ABC transporter permease, translating into MRIKRKTIYGYLFIMPWLLGFLLLVLWPLIQSFYFSLNNMRITPVGLKFKFVGFTNYLDVWLKDMFFIQELLQFLANSILRVPVIVVFALIIAMLLNEKVKFKGAFRTIFFLPVIIASGPVIDQLIGQGAATVPLADQEVILSTLRQFLPMWIAQVIAELFNQIIIILWNSGVQILLFLAVLQKIDPQLYEAAKIDGGSGWECFWKITLPTIKPIILINLIYTLVALANSNQNPIINLIYTNMFSATRGYGFASAMAWMYAIVTTILLIVIFLIFREKEPKRRKL; encoded by the coding sequence TTGAGAATAAAAAGAAAAACGATTTACGGTTATTTATTCATCATGCCATGGCTACTAGGATTTTTATTACTAGTACTATGGCCGTTAATCCAATCTTTTTATTTTAGCTTAAATAATATGAGGATAACGCCTGTTGGATTAAAATTTAAATTTGTTGGATTTACGAATTACTTGGATGTCTGGCTAAAGGATATGTTTTTCATTCAGGAATTATTGCAATTTCTTGCGAATTCGATACTAAGAGTACCTGTTATCGTCGTATTTGCCTTGATCATTGCCATGCTTTTAAATGAAAAGGTTAAATTTAAAGGTGCTTTTAGAACGATTTTCTTTTTACCGGTTATTATAGCGAGCGGTCCTGTCATTGATCAGCTAATTGGTCAAGGCGCAGCAACTGTTCCGCTTGCTGACCAAGAGGTTATACTGTCAACATTACGCCAGTTTCTACCGATGTGGATTGCGCAAGTGATTGCTGAGTTATTCAATCAAATCATCATCATTTTATGGAACTCAGGCGTACAAATTCTGCTCTTTCTTGCCGTGTTACAAAAAATTGATCCGCAGCTATATGAGGCTGCGAAAATTGATGGCGGGTCTGGCTGGGAATGTTTTTGGAAAATCACATTACCAACTATCAAGCCCATTATTTTGATCAATTTAATTTATACGCTTGTGGCATTGGCCAATAGTAATCAGAATCCAATCATTAACTTAATTTACACCAATATGTTTTCGGCAACGAGAGGCTACGGTTTTGCCTCTGCAATGGCCTGGATGTATGCCATTGTGACGACTATCTTATTGATTGTTATTTTCTTGATTTTCCGAGAAAAAGAGCCTAAGAGAAGAAAACTATAG
- a CDS encoding carbohydrate ABC transporter permease: MSLQKSKRFSSEMKNSALSNKEKFGMVKGKVSRFLFGFNDRRGFVLKLLTYTLLISIGFVYLYPMLHMFVTSIKSLEDLLDMSIKWIPSTIYTSNYAQAYSVMNIKEAFKGSLLLALLPTICQVAVASLVGFGFARYHFPLKKLFFGLMIFSFIIPPQILMMPMYRLLSALELTGSINAFIVPALLGQGLNSTIFILIFYQFFKQTPETLYEAAEVDGANQLTIFFKIAIPMAVPAFIVSFLFSFVWYWNETYLTTLYLTSRSTDITTILLQLQQFEQNYEAMYPVTANSPNKINEGIKMAGTVISILPLLIVYFFLQRYFVESVDKSGITGE; this comes from the coding sequence ATGTCATTGCAAAAATCAAAACGTTTCTCTTCAGAAATGAAAAATTCCGCCCTAAGCAACAAAGAGAAATTTGGGATGGTCAAAGGAAAGGTATCTCGATTTCTCTTTGGTTTTAATGATAGAAGAGGATTTGTTTTAAAACTACTTACATACACTCTGCTCATTAGTATTGGTTTCGTGTACTTATATCCAATGCTGCATATGTTTGTAACGAGTATTAAATCATTAGAAGATTTGCTTGATATGTCGATTAAGTGGATACCTTCTACTATCTATACGAGTAATTACGCACAGGCTTACTCTGTGATGAACATTAAAGAGGCGTTTAAAGGGAGTTTATTACTAGCGCTACTCCCGACGATTTGCCAGGTAGCGGTTGCCTCCTTAGTTGGATTTGGCTTTGCTAGATATCATTTTCCGTTGAAGAAGTTATTCTTTGGACTAATGATCTTCAGCTTCATCATTCCGCCACAAATTTTGATGATGCCGATGTATCGACTGCTAAGCGCTTTAGAGTTAACGGGATCTATAAATGCTTTTATAGTACCAGCCCTGTTAGGACAAGGATTAAATAGTACAATCTTTATATTGATTTTCTATCAGTTTTTCAAACAAACACCGGAAACATTATACGAGGCAGCGGAAGTAGATGGGGCAAACCAATTGACCATATTCTTCAAGATTGCGATTCCAATGGCAGTCCCAGCCTTTATCGTATCCTTCTTATTCTCGTTTGTTTGGTATTGGAATGAAACCTATTTAACGACTCTTTACTTAACGAGTCGTTCAACAGATATCACAACAATCTTATTGCAGCTACAGCAATTTGAACAGAATTATGAAGCGATGTACCCTGTTACTGCAAATAGTCCGAATAAAATTAATGAAGGTATTAAAATGGCAGGAACGGTCATTAGTATTTTACCATTACTCATTGTGTACTTTTTCTTGCAGAGATACTTTGTTGAAAGTGTCGACAAAAGTGGTATTACTGGTGAATAA
- a CDS encoding ABC transporter substrate-binding protein, producing MNRKSLAGLAFALLLMLLMVVGCSNDETPPAAGEIEGDKGTEEAEKELSLEPMTTEDITLTYASWANGNLNQELANKFMEKYPNITVELVQLEQEGWNDHLTNLASTGELPDVFWYMGNVDIAIRNSWLGDMTEYFENDPESENVLSTIKGTGYFDGERKMAAPVAYLPYTIFLDENLFNKMNVDMPSADWTYSEMIDLMKEMTVPEQGIYGYNAFTKLVTMAPIVNTDGNGEFGWDGEKYDLTKDWAEATTLHGELVRSGVHAPLFDTDEAEAAFGDRLLWAANSGRLAMQLDAWWTVGLFSQPEFVEKGMKWVPYVVPKGDNAKTLHKPAFIDFGSFSSATEHPREAYELLKFFGWGQEGWETKIEAFKTLENEDGSLLFAHPDGLPLINNEEIWSELRALLPESQYYTDFLERAKEPIPLGGASEAGFQTFLDEVYFGGEYGDVEAAIMNGDVNAHDIADDLTEKINQYREDALAELFF from the coding sequence ATGAATCGGAAATCACTTGCAGGTCTTGCTTTTGCATTATTGTTAATGTTATTGATGGTCGTTGGTTGCTCGAATGATGAAACGCCTCCAGCAGCAGGAGAAATAGAAGGTGACAAAGGTACTGAAGAAGCTGAGAAAGAACTATCACTAGAACCGATGACAACGGAAGATATTACATTGACGTATGCATCTTGGGCTAATGGTAACCTTAATCAGGAGTTAGCCAATAAATTTATGGAGAAGTATCCCAATATTACAGTTGAGCTTGTACAGTTAGAACAAGAAGGCTGGAACGACCACTTAACAAACCTAGCGAGTACAGGTGAATTACCTGATGTATTTTGGTATATGGGGAATGTAGACATTGCCATTCGAAATAGCTGGTTAGGTGATATGACGGAGTACTTTGAAAATGATCCTGAGTCTGAAAATGTTTTATCGACAATCAAAGGTACTGGTTATTTTGATGGTGAAAGAAAAATGGCAGCACCAGTAGCTTATCTACCCTATACAATCTTTTTAGATGAAAATCTATTTAATAAGATGAACGTAGATATGCCTTCAGCTGATTGGACATACAGCGAAATGATTGATTTAATGAAAGAAATGACTGTTCCAGAGCAAGGAATTTATGGCTACAATGCATTTACAAAATTAGTCACGATGGCACCAATCGTTAACACGGATGGTAATGGAGAATTCGGTTGGGACGGGGAGAAGTATGATCTAACAAAGGATTGGGCAGAGGCAACAACTCTTCATGGTGAATTAGTGAGAAGTGGTGTACATGCCCCTCTATTCGATACGGATGAGGCTGAAGCAGCTTTTGGCGACCGCTTACTATGGGCAGCAAATTCAGGCCGTTTAGCAATGCAATTAGATGCATGGTGGACAGTTGGGCTATTTTCACAGCCTGAGTTCGTAGAAAAAGGGATGAAATGGGTTCCATATGTTGTGCCAAAAGGAGATAATGCAAAAACATTGCATAAACCAGCGTTTATTGACTTTGGGTCATTCTCATCTGCTACAGAGCATCCACGTGAAGCCTATGAATTATTGAAATTCTTTGGTTGGGGTCAAGAAGGTTGGGAAACAAAAATTGAGGCATTTAAAACATTGGAAAATGAAGATGGCTCATTACTATTCGCACATCCAGACGGCTTACCATTAATCAACAATGAAGAAATTTGGAGTGAACTGAGAGCATTACTTCCAGAATCTCAGTACTACACTGATTTCCTAGAGCGTGCAAAAGAACCAATTCCGTTAGGAGGAGCTTCAGAAGCTGGATTCCAAACATTCTTGGATGAAGTGTACTTTGGTGGAGAATACGGTGATGTTGAGGCTGCAATTATGAATGGTGATGTAAACGCTCATGATATTGCTGACGACTTAACAGAAAAAATTAATCAGTATAGAGAAGATGCATTAGCTGAATTATTCTTTTGA
- a CDS encoding arabinan endo-1,5-alpha-L-arabinosidase, with protein sequence MIQLHNIPKDREHDERIQQDESLWGTHNVHDPAIYKDGDWYYVFSTDAQEGGTFKAGIQMRKSKDLVNWQWVGRAFSELPVAAKHWTGATGLWAPEITKFGDTYYLYYAASQFGRNQSFIGVATSRHIEGPWIDQGEVVKTEQGEGPNAIDPNITFDAQGDPWMVYGSFFDGIFLAKIDCATGKFVEEGKGKQIASRHISVEGAIEGPYIVYNPQHDYYYLFVSYDSLFSSYHIRVARSKQIEGPYVDSNGYEMTNTELPPNDVGMKVLGSYQFDGGPGWIAPGHNSILKDQENYYVVHHIRVEDKKGHYLHIRKIGWTEDGWPLVSPQRFAGEKDKVFKMEDVLGNWECIYFDKDNTSKINALNRRFSTDSDDTKAYKIELHTNNHLTLTSAHHPSIDGVVMLGWDWEKSVETIVFMGKDKEGNVVTGKRSV encoded by the coding sequence ATGATACAACTACATAATATTCCAAAAGATCGAGAGCATGATGAAAGAATACAGCAAGACGAGTCGCTTTGGGGGACACATAATGTCCATGATCCGGCAATTTATAAGGACGGGGATTGGTACTATGTATTCTCGACGGATGCCCAAGAGGGTGGGACATTCAAAGCGGGTATTCAGATGAGAAAATCTAAGGACTTAGTGAATTGGCAATGGGTAGGTCGAGCATTTTCCGAACTACCCGTTGCAGCAAAACATTGGACGGGAGCAACAGGACTTTGGGCACCAGAAATCACGAAATTTGGGGATACCTATTATCTATACTATGCTGCCTCTCAGTTTGGTAGGAACCAATCTTTTATCGGGGTAGCAACGAGCAGACATATCGAGGGGCCATGGATCGATCAAGGAGAGGTCGTCAAGACGGAACAAGGAGAAGGTCCAAATGCGATTGATCCTAATATAACCTTTGATGCACAAGGAGATCCATGGATGGTCTACGGGTCATTTTTCGATGGAATCTTCCTGGCAAAAATTGATTGCGCGACAGGCAAATTTGTAGAAGAGGGCAAGGGCAAACAGATAGCTAGCCGACATATTAGTGTTGAAGGGGCTATTGAAGGTCCTTATATCGTTTATAACCCCCAGCATGATTATTATTATTTATTTGTCTCTTATGATTCTCTATTTTCTTCGTATCACATAAGAGTGGCGCGTTCTAAACAGATTGAAGGTCCTTATGTCGATAGTAATGGATATGAAATGACAAATACTGAACTCCCGCCAAATGATGTTGGGATGAAGGTACTTGGAAGCTATCAATTTGATGGTGGGCCCGGCTGGATAGCGCCTGGACATAACTCTATTTTAAAGGATCAAGAGAATTATTATGTTGTCCATCATATTCGCGTAGAAGACAAGAAGGGGCATTATTTACATATCCGAAAAATCGGCTGGACAGAGGATGGGTGGCCACTTGTTTCACCGCAAAGATTTGCGGGAGAAAAGGATAAGGTGTTTAAGATGGAAGATGTGCTTGGAAATTGGGAATGTATTTATTTTGATAAAGATAACACTAGTAAGATAAATGCCTTGAATAGACGTTTTTCTACCGATTCTGATGATACGAAGGCCTATAAAATAGAACTGCATACTAACAACCATCTTACATTAACTTCAGCTCATCATCCATCAATAGACGGAGTCGTAATGTTAGGATGGGATTGGGAGAAATCAGTTGAAACGATTGTATTTATGGGGAAGGATAAGGAAGGTAATGTTGTAACAGGCAAGCGAAGTGTCTAA
- a CDS encoding GntR family transcriptional regulator yields MKTKYSIVRDSIKSKVLDGTYQPNQKISSESELMEEFGVSRHTVRLAIGDLVIEGWLYREQGSGTFCADRTESALQLAGEKSKNIAIITTYISDYIFPSIIRGAEKYLSENGYNVSLFSTNNNHETEKNVLETILSQKFDGVIVEPTKSSIANPNINYYLNLENQNIPYLMINSFYDELDPISITLDDEKGGFLQTAHLMELGHKNIVGFFKTDDKQGAKRMKGYLKAHRDNQITIIPKNIIGYKTDEMSTKPLGELERILSMNNIEWPTAIICYNDQLAMKLLDIIRERKLKVPDDISIVGFDNSFLANISEVKLTTVQHPQSELGAAAAKLIVELINDKKGEHKKDDYKVESVVFEPELIVRNSTKKINA; encoded by the coding sequence ATGAAAACAAAATATAGTATTGTAAGGGACTCTATTAAGTCCAAAGTATTAGACGGAACCTATCAGCCAAATCAAAAAATTAGTTCCGAAAGTGAGTTAATGGAAGAATTTGGCGTTAGCCGACATACTGTTAGGCTTGCGATCGGTGATTTGGTCATTGAGGGATGGTTGTATAGAGAGCAGGGTTCTGGAACGTTTTGTGCAGATAGAACTGAAAGCGCTTTACAATTAGCAGGAGAGAAGTCGAAGAATATTGCAATCATTACAACCTATATTTCAGATTATATTTTTCCTTCTATTATAAGAGGGGCAGAAAAGTATCTAAGTGAAAATGGGTATAATGTTAGTTTATTTAGCACGAACAATAATCATGAGACTGAGAAAAATGTATTGGAAACAATACTCTCGCAAAAATTTGACGGAGTTATTGTTGAACCGACAAAAAGTTCGATTGCCAACCCTAATATTAATTATTATTTGAATTTAGAAAACCAAAATATACCTTATCTCATGATTAACTCTTTTTATGATGAGTTAGACCCTATTAGTATTACGTTAGATGATGAAAAGGGTGGGTTTCTTCAAACTGCCCATCTGATGGAATTAGGGCATAAGAATATTGTTGGTTTTTTTAAAACAGATGATAAGCAAGGGGCAAAGCGAATGAAGGGCTATTTAAAAGCTCATCGTGACAATCAAATAACGATAATCCCTAAAAATATCATTGGTTACAAAACAGATGAAATGTCTACAAAGCCGTTAGGAGAACTGGAAAGGATTTTATCGATGAATAATATCGAATGGCCAACTGCAATTATTTGCTATAATGATCAACTTGCTATGAAGTTATTGGACATTATTCGAGAGCGTAAGCTAAAAGTGCCGGACGACATTTCAATCGTTGGCTTTGACAACTCTTTTTTAGCCAACATATCCGAAGTGAAATTGACGACCGTTCAACACCCACAAAGTGAATTAGGGGCGGCGGCAGCAAAACTCATTGTAGAGTTGATAAATGATAAAAAAGGTGAACATAAAAAGGACGATTACAAAGTAGAATCGGTTGTTTTTGAGCCGGAGTTAATTGTGCGGAATTCAACTAAGAAGATTAATGCTTAG